Proteins from a genomic interval of Kitasatospora herbaricolor:
- a CDS encoding DUF6286 domain-containing protein — translation MTHQTPAVSDPDPEAPTPGYPPVNAPSGRTTAGPDHGRARSGRAAPRWWSERRVPAAAAALVVLVAGALLLFDVARVRTGHTAAAWRKTLADELATRPIDDPWVITGAAVAAALGLLLLVLALTPGRRHLLPMAAADDPDAPRAALDRDGAARLLRDAALRVPGVSHAGIRVRRRRIDARAQVAFRDLDTVRTEVTEALTAQLDALALARIPRLTVRARRHGP, via the coding sequence ATGACACACCAGACCCCGGCCGTCTCCGACCCGGACCCGGAAGCTCCCACGCCAGGTTACCCGCCCGTCAACGCGCCGTCGGGCAGGACCACGGCCGGGCCCGACCACGGCCGGGCGCGAAGCGGCCGCGCAGCCCCGCGCTGGTGGTCCGAACGGAGGGTTCCCGCCGCGGCGGCAGCCCTCGTCGTCCTGGTGGCCGGCGCGCTACTGCTGTTCGACGTCGCCCGCGTACGGACCGGCCACACCGCCGCCGCCTGGCGCAAAACCCTCGCCGACGAACTCGCCACCCGACCGATCGACGACCCCTGGGTGATCACCGGGGCGGCCGTGGCAGCCGCCCTAGGCCTGTTGCTGCTCGTCCTGGCACTCACTCCCGGCCGTCGGCACCTCCTACCCATGGCAGCCGCCGACGACCCCGACGCCCCGCGGGCCGCACTCGACCGCGACGGCGCCGCGCGACTGCTGCGCGACGCCGCCCTACGGGTGCCGGGCGTCTCCCACGCCGGCATCAGGGTGCGCCGGCGCCGGATCGACGCCCGCGCGCAGGTCGCCTTCCGCGACCTGGACACGGTGCGCACCGAGGTCACCGAAGCGCTGACAGCGCAGCTTGACGCCCTCGCCCTCGCACGGATACCCCGGCTCACGGTCCGGGCCCGCCGTCACGGGCCCTGA